In Panacibacter microcysteis, the genomic stretch CATATAGCTGCCAATTTGTTCCTGCTCCCAGGCAGGCAGCAATAAAAGGTTTGCGATAAAAGCGATAGCAGAACCGATTACGGTATCTATTATGCGGTCCGCTATTACCGTTTCAAAATTTGCTTTGTTGAGTATGTGAAACAGCAATAGTATGTATGGCGTCATAAAAATCACGCTGATCATATAGTGGGTTCTCAAGAGACTATATGTGCCGATCATCAGCAGCAGCATGATCACAAAAAGCACATTGTTGTCCTTGATAAAATACAACATCAGCATACCAGCAATTGCGCCAAGTACAGTACCAATAAGCCTTTCGTAGTTTCTTTTACGTGTAAGGCTGTAAGCCGGTTTTAAAATAACTATGATGGTAAGCAGTATCCAGTAACTGTGGCCAAGTGGAAAAAGCAATGATACAATATACCCCGCAAGTGTAGCAATGCTTATTCGTATGGCATGCCTGAATGTATTGGATGTTAATGTAAGGTTGTCTTTTAAGATCTTTACATCAATGGGCTGGTGAGAGATGAATTTGTCATAATCCCCGCTTGTTTTGCTCTTGCTTACAAACTCTTTATCGTAAGTTGTGTAGAGGTGCAGTGTATGAATTCTTGCAGCAATATCTTCAATGCTGTTAAATATGTGCCGCAGGCTTATAAAACCATCTACGTTATCAGCGGTCCTGTTTGCATCACGAAAGTCATTAAAATAGCGCCTGGTATTGTTTAACTGCTTCGATAGTTCGCCTGTTTCTGCAGAAGCGTTGCCGCTTTTTACAGCAATACCAATCTCATCCAGTTCATCGGTCAGTGAGATGATCAACTGACGGTAGTGTTCCAGTATTTCACTGTTATTAAATGCATCGTGCAACGCTTTATAATCCTGGTAAGAAGTCATGGCTCTCTCAAAAAGATCCACGATATCTGTAAACAGCATCAGCAGCGTTCTGCTGGTAGTAGTTGATTCTCTCGTAACGTTCCGGCTCTTAAAAAGCAGTTCCCTTACAAGGTTTTGTTTTTCATGCACCGCAACCTGTTGCTCCAGCATTTGCTGGTATGTTTTGTCATAGTCCACTTCTTTCTCATAGAACGAAGCCCTTGCGCGCAGGTAATCGGCTGTGGCCATTATACAATCTCCCAGTGCCTGCTGTACCAGTTTATACGGCCTGAAACTGTAAAGCAGCAGGCTAAGCAACATATACCATATAGCACCGGAAAGTATATATAGTGTATTAAGCAATACATCCCATCCCTGGTGCTGCCTGTTGATGCTTAGTACCATTACCAGCAAGGCCGATACACCTACAGCGTTTGCCCGGCTGCCATATACACCAATCATCGAGAATACAAAACAGGAGAGAAGCAGCAGAGCACCAAGCATAAAGTGATCCGCGGAGGCAAAGGCGGTAAGAAATGAAATAATGGTATTAATGATCAGGCATGCAAACATGCCATTCCTCCGGTGGTGTATCGGCCCGGGCGTGTCAGCAATACTTACGCTCAATGCACCCAGCGAAACAACTACACCCACAGACAGCAGCTCAAAATAGCTCAGCAACAGCGCCGGCAAAACGATCCCTGCAGTTATGCGCACACCTTCACTCAGGTAATGGCTGTTGATAAAACTTTTGTACTCCTTAATGTAATCCATCGTTATGACGTCTGCAGGCAAAGATATTGCCTGCATAAACAGCGGTGGTATTATGTTATAAAAGATGCAGGTATGTCTTTACACGCAAAGTATAAAGCAGCATATTTGTGTGTTACCGGCTGCGGGTTTCATGGCATCGCCTGTTGCGTCGCACTCTTCAGCTTTATATTTTCAAATCGGCTGCCCGCCGCGGTTACAAGCAGTCTTTGACCGGCATTTTTCAAAAAAAATCCACAGGCTGTTAAATGAGATAAAAGAATAATTCATACCCCTATCTTTGCAACCTGAAAAAAAGATTATGCCTTATTTATTTACCTCAGAAAGCGTGTCAGAAGGCCACCCTGATAAAGTGGCCGACCAAATATCAGACGCTTTAATAGATAATTTTTTAGCATTTGATGCCAACAGTAAAGTAGCGTGTGAAACATTGGTAACAACCGGCCAGGTTGTATTGGCAGGCGAAGTAAAAAGTAAAGCCTATCTCGATGTGCAGGAAATAGCACGTGGTGTAATTCGCAAAATCGGCTACACCAAAAGCGAGTATATGTTCGAAGCCAACAGTTGCGGTATCTTATCTGCTATTCATGAGCAGTCTGCAGATATCAACCAGGGTGTAGATCGTAAGACTAAAGAAGAGCAGGGTGCCGGCGACCAGGGTATGATGTTTGGCTATGCTACCAACGAAACAGAAGATTACATGCCGCTGGCACTGGACCTGGCCCATAAAATATTACAGGAACTGGCAGCGCTTCGCCGGGAAAATAACGAGATCAAATACCTGCGTCCTGATGCTAAAAGCCAGGTAACGCTGGAGTATGACGACAACAATAAACCACTCAGGATAGATGCAATTGTTGTTTCAACACAGCACGACGATTTTGACAGTGAGGAAAAGATGCTGAAGAAAATTAAAAAAGATATCGTAAATATTCTTATTCCAAGGGTACAGGCAAAATATACAAAATATGCGCACCTTTTTGGGTCAAAGATTAAGTATCACATTAACCCCACCGGCAAGTTTGTCATCGGCGGTCCCCATGGCGATACCGGGTTAACAGGGCGTAAGATTATCGTGGATACTTATGGCGGCAAAGGAGCACATGGCGGTGGTGCATTCAGCGGTAAAGATCCGTCTAAGGTTGACCGCAGTGCTGCATACGCTACAAGGCACATTGCTAAAAATCTTGTTGCAGCCGGTGTTTGCGAAGAAGCACTGGTACAGGTTTCTTACGCAATTGGAGTTGCTGAGCCAATGGGTCTGTATGTGAATACCTATGGAACAGCGAAAATAGATATGACTGATGGGGAGATAGCAAAGATAGTTTCTGCCATTTTTGACATGCGGCCTTATTTTATAGAGCAGCGCCTGAAATTACGTAATCCCATCTACAGCGAAACTGCTGCATACGGCCACATGGGTCGCAAACCTGAAATCGTTGAAAAAGAGTTTCGTTCTCCGGAAGGAAAAGTTGTAAAAAAGAAAGTTGAATTGTTTACCTGGGAAAAACTTGACTACGTAGGAAAAGTAAAAAAAGCTTTTGCTATTAAATAGTAGCTCGATTGGATAAAATTAAAAAAGATCACTGCTTAAAACAGTGATCTTTTTTTTAAACAAACCGCAAAGGCGGGTTGCAATAAATTTTTAAAACGCAGTAATAAATCAGTTTTTACAGATTACATAGTAGCGGGTGCTATTGTCCGTACCTGCTGTAAACAACTCCTTAAGCCTGTTTGAATTCTTAATAAGCTTATGACTTCGATTATCAAAAACTTCATTATTTGCACAAAAAGTGTTGCAGGATTCGATATACGGAAGAATTTTTTTCACTACTTCGATCTCGTTGTCCACTCTCTCTTTAGAATAATGTTTGTCTTTAACCGCTAATAACAACTCTCTTTCCATTTTCTTTTTTCTTAGTGTAAAATTATCAATAAAGGGGTTGGCTGATGATATACAAAATGCTAAAATTCGTTTGCTACAGTTTCACTGTGCATCCCTTGCCAGGTACTCATTTTGTGAAGAAAATGCCAACATCTATGCCAGCATAAGTTCTTATCGCTTAATTGTTAATTAAAATATCACGATATATAACGTGCAATAGTCTTTTTATTGTGCAGGAACATTTAATCTCTAATAATTTCAGCATTTTGTACGTTCTTGAGATTCACAAGAAAAATTGATTATCAGCTTAGTTAAAAGCTTGTTATTACAAATTATTTTATAAGTTTGACAAACGAGGCATTCCGGTACACGCATTTAAAACGGACAATCTTAGACGTGTGTTCCATTTTGTTTAAGGGTAATGAATTATGAGAAAAGACCGAATCAGCATAACAGCACCTTGTTATGTACTATACTTATGTATTTGCTTTTTTGCAACCTCCTGTATAAGTAACAAGAATGTTATCTATTTCAACAACCTCCCGGATACTACGCGGATACAATTGGAAAAGCTACAATTTCCACTAAAAACGGTGCAGGTAAATGATGTTGTGGAAATAACCGTTGGCGGCGAAAACGAAGAGACTGCGCGATACATTCAGTCTTATTTTACGGGTCAACCTTCCTTAAAGGTCCTGGTAGACATTAACGGAAATATCGAACTGCCAAAAGTTGGCAAATTGCATGTGGCCAATTTATCTGTTGAGCAGCTAAAAGATACAGTTGCAAATGCCTATAAGGAATTTTTATTAAATCCGATTGTGCAGGTTAAACTTGCGGGTTTTCATTTTGCTGTGCTTGGTGAGGTTAAAACACCCGGCGTTTTCGATATTGAAGCAGATAAAATTACGTTGCTTGAAGCACTGGGAAGGGCAGGAGATATGACGCCTTATTCAGAAAGAGAGAAGATAAAAATTATACGTGAAGTAAATGGTGAGCGGGAAGTCTTAACCATCAACATGACAGATAAGGCCATCCTCAATTCACCTGACTATTACATACATCGCTACGATATTATTTATGTAACGCCGAAAGAAATAAAGCAGATAAATGATAATATCCAGCGCATCACGCCTTACTTAAGTATTGTATCCAGTCTTATTGCAATAACCGTATTATTGACCAGATAAAATGAGCTACCCCGATATAGATAATGAAAATGGTGGAATGGTTGCGCAGTCGAGTGTTCAATTCGACATCAAAAAGTTTGTTTACAAATTGATTGGTTTCCTGCCATGGATCATTATATCCGTGCTTATTGCTTATACTGTAGCAAAACTTTACCTGCGTTATACACCCCAGATGCACAGGGTAGCGGCCTTTTTGCTTATCAAAGACAATGAAGAATCATCACCGGATTATAATGTACTGCGGGAACTGGGGGTTATTACCAGCAGTAAGGAAATCCAAAACCAGATCGACATCCTGCAGTCATATGAATTGTCTGAAAATGTGGTAGACTCGTTAAACCTGCAGGTTAAGCTGTACACTGTTGGTCGTATCGCATCCCTGCCATTGTATGGTAAAAACAGCCCTTTATGGATCAACAACAAACGAGAGGACTCCGTGCATTTCAAGCCTTCCACTTACCAGGTTTTCCTGGAGCCTGACAGTGTTGTTCTGATCGCCGGCGCAGAGCGTAAGGCTTATCATTATGGGGATACTGTTACTTTTTCCGGTAAGAATACATGGTTCACCAGGAATACAGCAATGAAAGCTGACGACAATGGTTACAATCTCGTAATTGAAGACCGGCATGCCGTAACAGTTGCACTGCGCGGTGGCATTTCCATAACCAAAGCCCATGACCCGGGCGGTATCGTTGAAATTGCATTACAGGATCAGTCAGCGCTGCGTGCAAAAGATATTGTCAACAAACTGATTGAGACCTTCAACACTGCCGGTGTAAACGATAAAAACCAGGTTGGTATAAAAACGCGTAAATTTCTTGCAGATCGCGTAGACACCGTTGCCTCAGAGCTCGACCAACTGGAAAAATATGCGGAAACGTTTAAGAAAAGTAACCAGATCAATGATGTAAGTACCATCGGTAACGAATACCTGGGTGAAGCGATGAAATACGATGGAGAACTGGCTGAGCAAATGGCAAAAATGAAGCTGCTGGAGTCACTCGAACAATTTATCAAAAGCTCCAAAAGTTATACTGACATAATTCCTTCCGACTATGGTATTTCCGATGCTACGCTGGCAAGTTTGATCCAAACACATAATGCAGATATCCTTACCTATCAGCAGCAAAGTAAAATCAGCACTACCAAAGATCCTTTGATGGATCGCCTCAAAAACAAAATAAGCGATGATAAGCAGAACCTGCTTAAAAACCTGGAAAGTATTAAACAGGGTTTCGATGTAAACTACAGCCAGATCAACGCCCGCAAAAATAATTTTGATGCGTTGCTTTACGGTCTTCCGGCAAAGGAGCGTGAATACCTGAAGTTAAAAAGACAGATTGGGGTAAAAGAACAACTGTACCTCTACCTGCTGCAAAGAAAGGAAGAGATAGAGTTGTCGCTCAACTCTACAATCAATAACACAAGAATTGTAGATGCTGCCTTCGACCAGGGCATTATTTCTCCCAAGAGCGAACAGATTGTAATGTTCTCTTTGCTGGTTGGAGTAATTGTGCCGATTGTTATTATGTTACTGCTCGATTTCTTTGACAATAAACTGGCAGACCGTAAAGAAATTGAAGACAAAACAAAAGTGCCTATAATCGGTGAGCTGTCTTTCAACAGCAGTATCAAGAACAAAGTGATTCATACAAAAAGCCGCTCGAGTATGGCCGAGCAATTCAGGCTTATAGGCACAAATCTTCGTTACATTGCTGCCAATAAAGAATCAAAAACCATTCTTGTAACCTCATTTATGAGTGGCGAGGGCAAAAGCTTTGTCTCAACAAATCTTGCAGGAAGTCTCTCAAGTGGCAACAACAAAGTGCTGCTTATAGAGCTTGACCTCCGTAAACCAAAGCTTTCCAAATATCTGGGCATTCAGCCAAAATATGGTATCACAGATTACCTTGTTGGCTCGCAGGGTTTGCAACAGGTGATCTCGAAAGTAGACGAGTTTAGCAACGTGGATATCATTACCAGCGGCCCTGTGCCGCCAAACCCCAGTGAAATGCTGATGATGCCTAAACTTGATCAGTTGTTTGAATACGCACGCCAGCATTACCAGTACATTATTATCGATTCTTCGCCGGTAGGCCTTGTGGCCGATGCTTTCCTTAGTGGAAAACATGCTGACGTAACCCTCTTTATCTTACGGCACAGGTACTCACATAAAACAACCTTAACGTATGTCGACAGGTTGTTTGCAGAACGAAAGCTCAATAATCTAAATATAGTCGTAAATGGTATTAAGGAACAAAAAGGTGTTGGATATACCTACGGCTACGGCTATGGTTATGGATATGGCTACGGCTACGGATATGGCTACGGCTATAAGTACGGATCAGGTTATTATGCAGATGATGAGAAGCCAAAAGGTTTTTTCAAAAGGTTGTTTTCCTCAGGAAATAAAAAGTAACCTTTTACACTATTTTTCAATAAAGATGAGCGATTCACCGCTGTGAGTCACCTGGCGAAGCTTTGCAAATATGGACGAAAACACAGAAAAGTGGTTTGCTATCTACACCAAACCACGCAGCGAAAAAAAAGTGAATGCCACGCTATTACTAAAAGGAATACATAGCTGGTGCCCGGTACAAAAAATAGAAAGACAATGGAGCGACAGGAAAAAGATCATCGAAGAACCACTCTTTAAATCTTATGTGTTTGTGTGTATAAAACCCGATGAAAAACTGGCTGTGCTTCAAACATCAGGCGTATTAAATTTTGTACACCACATCGGCAAACCTGCCATTATAAGAAACGAAGAAATCGAGCTGATAAAATCTTTCCTGCTCGAGAAAGATGCCAAAATTCAAATCCAGAATATGGCCGGTTTTAAAGAAGACGATAAGGTGGTAATAAAACATGGTATTTTCATGGACAATGTGGGTACCGTTGTAAAAGCAAGTTCCAAAAAATTGTATGTGCGGCTGGAGAGTCTCGATCAGTTAATGGTTGTGGAGTTTCCTGTAAACTATGCCGGCCACTATTTTCCACATGGTTAACATTTATGAGCCCGGCTCCATCTTTTCATAGCATCACCTGTTGCGTCGCACTCTTCAACTGCAACAATACTATTCAGCACGGGTACAACAACATTACATGCATGTACTGGTTATAGGTTTGGGTTCTATCGGTAAAAGGCATGCTGCAAACATTCAGCAGCTTGGGCATACTATATATATCGTAAGCTCAAAAGATAAAATGCCTGAAGCATTCGGAGAAGTCGTGCATTTTCAATCGCCTGGGCAGGCATTGCTTGCTCAGCAATACGATGCTGCACTCATTTGCACACCTACAACAAATCATGATACTGCTTTAATCAGTTTACTGCAACGAAAAGTGCCACTTATTTATGTTGAAAAGCCGTTAAGTCATTCATTGGAAAATACAGGCGAGATCAGGAGACTGGCCAACAGCTATAACAACAAACTGGTGGTTGGCTTCGATTTGCATTTCGATCCCGGCATGATTTATTTAAAGGAACAATTGGCTGCCCACGTTATCGGTAAAGTTGTTTCGGTAAATGCATTTGTTGGTCAGCACCTGGCACAATGGCGGCCGTATGAAGATTACAGAAACGGTATGAGTGCGAAGGTTGCAACAGGTGGAGGTGTACTGCTCGATCTTATTCATGAGTTTGAATACCTGTACCGTTTGTTTGGAAGAGTAACACGTATAGCAGCCAATATTACCAATACCGGCACACTGCAGATAGAAACAGAAGAATCAGCAGATGTATTGCTTTCATTCGAGAGCGGTGTAAGCGCCGTTGTACATCTCGATTACCTGCAGCCTGTTTTAAAAAGATATTGCATTATAACCGGAACAAAAGGAACCATTACGTGGAACCTTGCAGACAAAACAGTAGACGTTGTTTCCAATGGGGCAGCACCGGTAATATTTTCTTATAAAGATTTTGACCGTAATGATCGTTTTGTAGATGCCATGCGTTCTTTTCTCAGCAATAAGCACGATGAACGTTTTGCTACGTTGGATGATGGCATTGCAAGCCTGGATATTGTGCTGCGCGCAAAAGCCGCAGCCGGTTACACTGTGGCGAAAAGCGATAAGAACGTACAAGTGAGTGACACAACAGCTGCTCAATAGTAGCAATGCAGCTTACTCAATAAAAACCTTCTGAATGTTTATACTTGGTACAATATGTTGCAGGGGCGGTAGCAAAGGAGTGCCTGGCAAAAATATTAAACTGCTAAATGGTAAGCCCCTGGTTACTTACACCATTGAAGCTGCACAACGTAGTGTATTGCTCAACGATACCATTGTATCAACAGATAGTATTGATATAGGTAATGTGGCCACAGCAAATGGTATTAAAACTGTCATAGAAAGACCCGCGGCGCTGGCATCAGACACGGCCTCGAAGTGGCCCGTTTTTATTCACGCGCTTGAAACATACGAAGCAAAAAATAACTGTACCGTAGATTACCTTGTAGATATGGACGTAACGGTGCCGCTAAAAACGGCTGCCGATATTGATGGTGCTATCCAGCTTGCATTGCAGGATGATACAACCGATGTGGTGATTACTGCTTATGAGCCCGAACGCAACCCATATTTCAACATGATGGAACTTGATGAGCAAGGCTACGCACAAATTGTAAAAAAGTCGGCCAAGCCAATCGTGCGAAGGCAGGATGCACCGGAAGTTTACAGCCTTTGCCCCGCAGCATACGTGGTAAAGAAAGCAGCACTCTATCAATATGAGCACTGGAGCAAGGCAACCTGCAAACTATTTATCATGCCACGCAACCGCGCAATAGATATTGATACGGCATTTGATTTTTCACTGGTAGAATTTATCATGCAACAACAACACAATGGCTAAAGCGTTATTTGACCTTACAGGCAGAACCGCAATTGTAACAGGCGGAGCAGGCCTGCTTGCTGCAGAACATGCAAAAGCATTGGCAAACTATGGTGCCAATGTGGTATTGGCCGATATTAACCTGGAAAAATGCCGGCAGGCAGCAGAGACATTAAAACCGGAGCACGCAAACATTACCGCTATGCGCTGCGATGTAACATCACCCGAAAGCTGGAAGCAGTTACTCGCTGATGTGTTACAGGCATTCCGTACTGTTGACATACTTGTAAACAATGCTGGCTTTACCAACCAGAGCCGCAGCGCAAACTATGATGCCACCTTCGAAAACTTCCCGCTGGAAGACTGGAATGCCATTATGAACGTAAACCTTAACGGAACTTTTTTGGGCTGCCAGGTAATCGGTAAACAAATGTTGCAGCAGGGTAAAGGCAGCATTATAAACATGGCGTCGTTATATGGCGTGGTAAGCCCTAATCACAATATTTATCCCGGCACCGGCATTACACAGCCTGTAGCCTATTCGGTAAGCAAGCATGGCGTTGTTGGTCTTACAAAATATGTGGCAACACTTTGGGCATCTAAAGGTGTACGTGTAAACGCACTTACACCCGGCGGTATTTTCAATGATCATAAAGGCTTGTTCCTTGAGCGTTTTGGGCAATTAAACCCAATAGGCCGCATGAGCGATAAGTCTGAGTTACAGGGTGCCATTGTTTACCTTGCCAGTGATGCAAGCAGCCATGTGGTGGGCCATAACATGATTGTAGATGGCGGCTGGACTGCATGGTAAAATAATGTTACGGGCTTTATGTTCTTTGGGCATCGTCCCTTGTGTCACTCACTTGTACGTTCTGCTCTCTATGCAACAACGATACTTCGTTTGTTATGTTTATCAAACTCTGGTGGCCGCAAAACAATTGCAATTTTTACTATGAGTTTGTTGGGCAAACAATACCGCAAATGGAAAGCATCTCCCAATCAATGGTATAACTTCAGGCAATTGGTGTTCTGTTATCTTTTTAGGCCGGCTAAAAAGTTTATCGCTTCAACAGTGTCATTTACAAACAAAGGAACATTTAATAGTGATGAAGCTTTTTACTTTGGTGTACTTACCAATAACATTGCTTCATCTGTAAAAGATCATGGCGTGTTGCGCATCAATAAAAATGGTTCAATGACCTGTGGTAAAAATGTAAGAATAGCCAGCGGATGTAAAGTTTATGCAGATGGTCAACTGCAAATTGGTGACAACACTTACATTAATTCTAATAGTTTGATTTTTGCTTCCCAATCAGTAAAAATTGGTAACGACTGCGCTATTGCCTGGAACTGCCAGATAATGGATTGCGATTTTCATACACTTCAAAAAAACGGTCACGACCAGCCAATGACAGCACCGGTTGTAATTGGAAATAAAGTTTGGATTGGAGCCAATTCTATCATTCTCAAAGGTGTTACAATAGGCAACAATGTGGTAATTGCAGCAGGCTCTGTTGTTACAAAAAATATCCCGGCCAATGCACTGGCGGGCGGTGTACCTGCGAAAATTATTGAACAACATATAAACTGGCATTAGCCAATATGAAAATTGTAGATTCCTTTTTGTTCAGTGAGCCCTATGAGAAAGAGTTGTTGTTGCTCAAGTTTATATTGGAAGACAGCGGTGTGGATGAATGGATCATTCTGGAAAACTCATATAGCTTCCAGGGCAGTTATATTGGCCTGAGTGCCCGTAAAATTATTGATGGTGATGAACGGTTTGCACCGTTCCGTTCCCGCATTACTTTTATAGAAAAAGAAGTAGCAACCAAACCACTTGAGAAACACAAGATCAATGATGAAGACAGTTATAAAGTGGAATTCTGGCAGCGCGATCTTGCACATGATTATTTTGTTGAAAAATATAATGATGAAGACTGGATTTTTATTTCTGATGTGGATGAAATGATCGACTTCACAGATCCGCAACGCAAAAAGGAACTATCTCAAAAAATCACGGCCAGCAAAGAACAGGTATTGTTCATTCCGGTGAAGCGCTTCTGGTACGATTTCGACAATGAATACAAGGTGTTACTGTGGCGCCCTTTATGCAGCAAAAGTCATCTTGCTGTTTCCGGGAAAAAATTGCATGAAGTCCGTGTAGATAGTTTCAGATACCGTGGCAGGCCATGGAATAATGTTATCGGTTTCGAATATTCCAGTTGCTATGATAAAGCATTTGTACTAAGGAAGTTTTATACCAGTACACATACCGGCTTTACAGCCAACGACATGTTGCAATCCTTACGTTGCAACCACAGACCAGTACACGAGGTGGCCAGCCTTAAACCGGAAAACGATGACAAATATTTTTTTGAGCAGGTAAAGCTTACCGAAAGCAATGCTCCGTTATACGTAAGAACCAACCTGCAAAAACTTAAGACCAATATTATTGATCCACAGTATAAAAAGAATCGCAGAACAGATTACCCGGAGTTATTTAGCTTAAAACACACGCTGGATAAAAAAAGGAAAAATCTAAAAACCTGGTTTCGTAAAAAGCAGGTTTTTTTACTGCGCAAACTAAAACTTGAAAAATTATTGTATGGCTCATCCGCACATTGAGATAGCAGGCAGAAAAATAGGGTACGATTTTGAACCACTGGTAATAGCCGAGATTGGTATCAATCATGAAGGATCTTTACAGGTAGCCAAAGAAATGGTTGATGCCGCACATGCTGCCGGCGCGGAAATGGTTAAACACCAGACGCATATTGTAGAAGACGAGATGAGCAGCGCGGCAAAAAATACCATACCCGGCAATTCCAAAGTAAGCATATACGAAGTAATGCGCCGTTGTGCATTGAATGAAGCAGACGAACTCGCGTTAAAAAATTACGTAGAAAGCAAAGGAATGATCTTCATCAGTACACCTTTTAGCCGTGCGGCAGCAGACCGGCTGC encodes the following:
- a CDS encoding SDR family oxidoreductase, yielding MAKALFDLTGRTAIVTGGAGLLAAEHAKALANYGANVVLADINLEKCRQAAETLKPEHANITAMRCDVTSPESWKQLLADVLQAFRTVDILVNNAGFTNQSRSANYDATFENFPLEDWNAIMNVNLNGTFLGCQVIGKQMLQQGKGSIINMASLYGVVSPNHNIYPGTGITQPVAYSVSKHGVVGLTKYVATLWASKGVRVNALTPGGIFNDHKGLFLERFGQLNPIGRMSDKSELQGAIVYLASDASSHVVGHNMIVDGGWTAW
- a CDS encoding acyltransferase codes for the protein MSLLGKQYRKWKASPNQWYNFRQLVFCYLFRPAKKFIASTVSFTNKGTFNSDEAFYFGVLTNNIASSVKDHGVLRINKNGSMTCGKNVRIASGCKVYADGQLQIGDNTYINSNSLIFASQSVKIGNDCAIAWNCQIMDCDFHTLQKNGHDQPMTAPVVIGNKVWIGANSIILKGVTIGNNVVIAAGSVVTKNIPANALAGGVPAKIIEQHINWH